Proteins encoded within one genomic window of Vicinamibacterales bacterium:
- a CDS encoding dynamin family protein — translation MALQWLLGPAEQELLREERRILGDLRASLIRFNASDESLAPLERSIEQLDELFLLVVVGEFNAGKSAVINALAGERLVEEGVTPTTARVTPVRYGDMQIVDTPGTNAVLREHEQITTRFVPRADLVLFVTSADRPFTETERAFLEQIAEWGKKVVIVINKIDILAGEKEVGEVRAYVAGNARRWLGVTPEIFAVSARAAFRGRSGEPHLWSSSGFAALEDYIRGSLDSVARTRLKLLNPIGVGAALIERYVTSTHERLQALTEDVTVIDDVEQQLAAYERDMLHDIGARLAVIDNVLLEMERRGDDYFDDTIRIGRVLDLLNRSRVQEGFERQVVADAPQQIEARVHELIDWLVEADFRQWQRITRHLSARRRAFQDRLVVAPEDEEARPFHDQRRRMVESVGGAAQRVVEGYDRRREASQLADGARNAVAAAAAAGAGAVGLGTLVTVAASTAAADVTGILLAGVIAALGLFIIPARRARAKVQMRNRIAGVRASLSDALTSRFREEIEHSAARMREGIAPYTRLIRSERDKLRDTEARLGQLRAAVAGLRDRVDQLAA, via the coding sequence AGTGGCTACTCGGGCCTGCCGAGCAGGAGCTGTTACGCGAGGAGCGTCGGATTCTCGGCGACCTTCGCGCCAGCCTGATCAGGTTCAACGCCAGCGACGAGAGCCTGGCGCCGCTCGAACGCTCGATCGAACAGCTCGACGAACTGTTCCTGCTGGTCGTGGTCGGCGAATTCAACGCCGGCAAGAGCGCGGTCATCAACGCGCTCGCCGGGGAACGGCTGGTCGAGGAGGGTGTGACCCCGACGACCGCCCGGGTGACCCCCGTCCGCTACGGCGACATGCAGATCGTCGACACGCCGGGCACCAACGCCGTCCTTCGCGAGCACGAGCAGATCACGACCCGCTTCGTGCCGCGGGCGGATCTCGTCCTGTTCGTCACCTCCGCCGACCGGCCGTTCACCGAGACCGAGCGCGCCTTCCTCGAGCAGATCGCCGAGTGGGGCAAGAAGGTCGTGATCGTCATCAACAAGATCGACATCCTCGCGGGGGAGAAGGAGGTCGGCGAGGTCCGCGCCTACGTCGCCGGGAACGCGCGGCGGTGGCTCGGCGTCACGCCCGAGATCTTTGCGGTCAGCGCGCGCGCCGCGTTCCGTGGCAGGAGCGGCGAACCGCACCTCTGGTCGTCGAGCGGCTTCGCGGCGCTCGAGGACTACATCCGCGGGTCGCTCGACTCCGTTGCACGCACCCGTCTCAAGCTGCTCAATCCGATTGGCGTTGGCGCGGCCCTGATCGAGCGCTACGTGACGTCGACGCACGAGCGCCTCCAGGCGCTCACCGAGGACGTCACCGTCATCGACGACGTCGAGCAGCAGCTCGCCGCCTACGAGCGTGACATGCTCCACGACATCGGCGCGCGCCTGGCCGTGATCGACAACGTGCTGCTCGAGATGGAGCGCCGCGGCGATGACTACTTCGACGACACCATCCGGATCGGACGCGTCCTGGATCTGCTGAACCGGTCGCGAGTACAGGAGGGGTTCGAGCGGCAGGTCGTCGCCGACGCGCCGCAGCAGATAGAGGCGCGCGTCCACGAGCTGATTGACTGGCTGGTCGAAGCCGATTTCCGGCAGTGGCAGCGCATCACCCGCCATCTCTCCGCGCGCCGCCGCGCCTTCCAGGATCGCCTCGTCGTTGCGCCCGAGGACGAGGAAGCCCGTCCATTTCACGATCAGCGGCGCCGCATGGTCGAGAGCGTCGGCGGCGCCGCGCAGCGGGTCGTCGAGGGCTACGACCGCCGGCGGGAGGCAAGCCAGCTCGCCGACGGCGCGCGCAACGCGGTGGCCGCGGCGGCGGCGGCCGGCGCGGGCGCGGTCGGGCTCGGCACCCTGGTGACGGTGGCTGCCAGCACGGCCGCGGCCGACGTCACGGGGATCCTGCTGGCCGGAGTGATCGCGGCGCTCGGGCTGTTCATCATCCCGGCGCGGCGCGCGCGGGCCAAGGTGCAGATGCGCAACCGGATCGCCGGCGTTCGGGCCAGCCTGTCGGACGCGCTGACGTCGCGCTTCCGCGAAGAAATCGAGCACAGCGCGGCGCGAATGCGGGAGGGGATCGCTCCCTACACGCGGCTCATACGGTCCGAAAGGGACAAGCTGCGGGATACAGAGGCGCGGCTGGGCCAGCTGCGGGCCGCGGTGGCGGGCCTGCGCGACCGGGTGGATCAGCTCGCGGCCTGA
- a CDS encoding HAD-IA family hydrolase, giving the protein MSDRWATFDCYGTLIDWNGGIRSVMARVFGEPEADQKLKQYHQIEPRLEHDGRRTYREILTMAMRELGAPASEVPTLAASLPSWPPFPEVPEALRSLRASGWRLAILSNTDRDYIEASLAAIGVPVDLTIVASEIGSYKPAANHWEAFFRRTGADPRAHVHVAASLYHDIAPAAALKLRAIWINRLAETSALPRAAELMDLSQLPSLLDALARDSPGNRRRATGEV; this is encoded by the coding sequence ATGTCAGATCGCTGGGCGACCTTTGACTGCTACGGCACGCTGATCGACTGGAACGGCGGTATCCGCTCGGTGATGGCGCGCGTCTTCGGCGAGCCAGAGGCCGACCAGAAGCTGAAGCAGTATCACCAGATCGAACCGCGGCTCGAGCACGACGGCCGGCGCACGTATCGCGAGATCCTCACGATGGCGATGCGCGAACTCGGCGCGCCCGCGAGCGAGGTGCCAACGCTGGCCGCGTCGCTGCCGTCGTGGCCGCCGTTCCCCGAGGTGCCCGAGGCGTTGCGATCGCTTCGCGCCAGCGGGTGGCGGCTGGCCATTCTCTCGAATACCGATCGCGACTATATCGAGGCGTCCCTGGCGGCCATTGGCGTGCCCGTCGACCTGACGATCGTCGCCTCGGAGATCGGTTCCTACAAGCCGGCGGCGAACCACTGGGAGGCGTTTTTCCGCCGCACCGGCGCCGACCCGCGCGCCCACGTCCATGTCGCGGCCAGTCTGTATCACGACATCGCACCAGCGGCAGCGCTGAAGCTGCGGGCGATCTGGATCAATCGTCTCGCTGAAACCTCTGCGCTGCCGAGAGCGGCCGAACTGATGGATCTCTCGCAGCTGCCGTCGCTGCTCGACGCGCTTGCGCGTGACTCGCCGGGGAACAGGCGGCGGGCTACTGGGGAGGTGTGA
- a CDS encoding FKBP-type peptidyl-prolyl cis-trans isomerase, producing MTPLLRPGRLVAAVLISACAAGCDFGKVAAPTAPDQSNVPYSQTDFTIGTGATAVPGSTVTVNYGAWLYDDTAPDKKGVQLDANTTTFVIGANQVIPGFEQAVTGMNVGGTRRAIIPPSLAYGSTGSNGAITIPPNAALVFDLALTAVTPPQ from the coding sequence ATGACTCCGCTGCTCCGACCCGGACGCCTCGTCGCAGCCGTCCTGATTTCCGCGTGCGCCGCCGGATGCGACTTCGGCAAGGTGGCGGCGCCGACGGCGCCCGATCAGAGCAACGTGCCGTACTCGCAGACCGACTTCACCATCGGCACGGGTGCGACGGCGGTGCCGGGAAGCACAGTGACGGTGAACTACGGGGCGTGGCTCTACGACGACACCGCGCCCGACAAGAAGGGTGTGCAGCTCGACGCCAATACGACGACGTTCGTGATCGGCGCCAACCAGGTCATCCCGGGCTTCGAACAGGCCGTCACGGGGATGAATGTCGGCGGAACGCGCCGCGCCATCATCCCGCCATCGCTGGCCTATGGCTCGACCGGCTCCAACGGCGCGATCACGATCCCGCCAAACGCCGCGCTCGTCTTCGACCTCGCCCTGACCGCCGTCACACCTCCCCAGTAG
- a CDS encoding FKBP-type peptidyl-prolyl cis-trans isomerase has protein sequence MSKPQLSVPAAEPSSSWMANSWNRIRIRRGRPWMLAPVFLAAALAGCSGGSNGTSGPAPIPAPPDVAAVPADAQRTSDNLASKVLQAGTGARHPRANSEVTVHYTGWSTDGKMFDSSVARGEPATFRLDRVIPGWTEGVQMMVEGEKRRFWIPAKLAYEGADGPQGVLVFDIELIRILS, from the coding sequence ATGTCCAAACCGCAACTCTCAGTACCTGCAGCGGAGCCGTCCTCGTCGTGGATGGCGAACTCGTGGAATCGGATCCGGATCCGGCGCGGCCGGCCGTGGATGCTCGCGCCAGTCTTCCTGGCGGCGGCGCTGGCTGGCTGTTCCGGCGGCTCGAACGGCACGTCGGGGCCCGCGCCGATTCCGGCGCCTCCCGATGTCGCCGCCGTCCCGGCCGATGCGCAGCGCACGTCGGACAACCTGGCGAGCAAGGTGCTGCAGGCCGGGACAGGCGCCCGTCATCCGCGCGCGAACTCCGAGGTCACCGTCCATTACACAGGATGGAGCACCGACGGAAAGATGTTCGACAGCTCGGTGGCACGCGGCGAGCCGGCGACGTTTCGTCTCGACAGAGTGATTCCTGGCTGGACCGAGGGCGTTCAGATGATGGTTGAAGGCGAGAAGCGCCGTTTCTGGATTCCGGCCAAGCTCGCTTACGAAGGCGCGGACGGCCCGCAGGGAGTGCTGGTGTTCGACATCGAGCTGATCCGCATCCTCTCCTGA
- the glpK gene encoding glycerol kinase GlpK, whose product MMMPRYVGALDQGTTSTRFMIFDRGGNAIARHQLEHQQILPQPGWVEHDPLEIAARSDETIARAMRNANIQSDDLAAIGVTNQRETTIVWNPKTGHPWYNAIVWQDTRTDRLINALTAAQAEAIRAKTGLPPATYFSGAKIQWILDNVPGVRAAAERGDAVFGTPDTWAIWHLTGGRSGGVHATDVTNASRTLLMDLRTLEWDEELLRIFTIPRRMLPTIRPSAHAAAFGVTRHDGATGGEVPITGDLGDQQAATLGQVCIKPGEAKNTYGTGNFMLLNTGRNIVPSNAGLLTTVCYQLQGPTIYALEGSIAVTGSAVQWLRDQLGIISSAGEIETLANTVADNGGVYFVPAFSGLFAPYWRSDARGAVVGLSRFNTKAHLARATLEAICYQTRDVLEAMVADSGVRLEVLKVDGGATVNDTLMQMQADVLGVPVVRPVVAETTALGAAYAAGLAVGFWSDLNDLCENWRMDKRWEPRWSVDQRDAAYAGWKKAVQRTLDWVS is encoded by the coding sequence ATGATGATGCCCCGCTACGTCGGCGCGCTCGATCAAGGGACGACCAGCACGCGGTTCATGATCTTCGATCGCGGCGGCAACGCGATCGCGCGGCATCAGCTCGAGCATCAGCAGATCCTGCCGCAGCCCGGCTGGGTCGAGCACGATCCGCTCGAGATCGCCGCCCGCAGCGACGAGACGATCGCGCGCGCCATGCGCAACGCCAACATCCAGTCGGACGATCTGGCGGCGATCGGCGTCACCAACCAGCGTGAAACGACGATCGTCTGGAACCCGAAGACCGGTCACCCCTGGTACAACGCGATCGTCTGGCAGGACACGCGGACCGATCGCCTCATCAACGCGCTGACCGCGGCGCAGGCCGAGGCCATCCGCGCCAAAACCGGGCTGCCGCCCGCGACCTACTTCTCGGGCGCGAAGATTCAGTGGATTCTCGACAACGTGCCCGGCGTGCGTGCCGCGGCCGAGCGCGGCGACGCGGTCTTCGGCACCCCCGACACCTGGGCCATCTGGCATCTCACCGGCGGCCGCAGCGGCGGCGTCCACGCGACTGACGTCACCAACGCGAGCCGGACGCTGCTGATGGATCTGCGGACGCTGGAGTGGGACGAGGAGCTGCTGCGCATCTTCACGATCCCGCGGCGGATGCTGCCGACGATTCGTCCGTCGGCCCACGCCGCCGCGTTCGGAGTGACGCGTCACGACGGCGCGACCGGCGGCGAAGTGCCGATCACCGGCGATCTCGGCGATCAGCAGGCCGCCACCCTCGGCCAGGTCTGCATCAAGCCCGGCGAGGCAAAGAACACCTACGGCACGGGCAATTTCATGCTCCTCAACACCGGCCGCAACATCGTCCCCTCGAACGCCGGCCTGCTGACGACCGTGTGCTACCAGCTGCAGGGCCCGACGATCTACGCGCTCGAGGGATCGATCGCGGTGACCGGGTCCGCCGTCCAGTGGCTGCGCGACCAGCTCGGCATCATCAGCAGCGCCGGCGAAATCGAGACGCTCGCCAACACGGTCGCCGACAACGGCGGCGTCTATTTCGTGCCGGCGTTCTCGGGTTTGTTCGCGCCGTACTGGCGGTCGGACGCGCGCGGCGCCGTCGTCGGCCTGTCACGCTTCAACACCAAGGCGCACCTCGCGCGCGCCACGCTCGAAGCGATCTGCTACCAGACGCGCGACGTGCTCGAGGCGATGGTCGCCGATTCCGGAGTCCGCCTCGAGGTGCTGAAAGTCGACGGCGGCGCGACCGTGAACGACACGCTGATGCAGATGCAGGCGGACGTCCTCGGTGTGCCGGTGGTGCGCCCGGTGGTCGCCGAGACGACCGCGCTCGGCGCGGCCTACGCGGCGGGGCTCGCCGTCGGCTTCTGGTCGGATCTGAACGACCTCTGCGAGAACTGGCGAATGGACAAGCGATGGGAGCCGCGCTGGTCGGTGGATCAGCGTGACGCCGCGTACGCCGGATGGAAGAAGGCGGTACAGCGGACGCTCGACTGGGTCTCCTGA
- a CDS encoding MIP/aquaporin family protein, with amino-acid sequence MQALLAEAVGTMILVLLGDGVVANVVLERTKGQNSGWIVITTGWAVAVAIAVYAVGRISGGHLNPAVTIALAAIGSFPWAQVPGYLAAQLVGAFAGGVLVWLAYLPHWGETSEAGAKLGVFCTGPAIRHGVGNVVCEFIGTAVLLFGVLAIAANAQTLSKPGDVDLSFVFSRGLQPLLVGMLVLGIGLSLGGPTGYAINPARDLGPRLAHALLPIPGKGSSDLAYSWIPVFAPIAGGLAGAGLYVLVGF; translated from the coding sequence ATGCAAGCGCTCCTGGCCGAAGCCGTCGGCACCATGATCCTGGTGCTGCTCGGCGACGGCGTCGTCGCCAACGTCGTACTGGAGCGGACCAAGGGTCAGAACAGCGGCTGGATCGTGATCACGACCGGATGGGCCGTGGCCGTGGCGATCGCGGTCTACGCGGTTGGCCGCATCAGCGGCGGGCATCTGAATCCCGCCGTGACGATCGCGCTCGCCGCCATCGGCAGCTTTCCGTGGGCGCAGGTGCCCGGCTACTTGGCTGCGCAGCTGGTCGGCGCCTTTGCCGGCGGCGTGCTGGTGTGGCTGGCCTACCTGCCGCACTGGGGGGAAACGAGCGAGGCCGGCGCGAAGCTCGGCGTGTTCTGCACCGGCCCGGCGATCCGCCACGGCGTCGGCAACGTCGTCTGCGAGTTCATCGGCACGGCGGTCCTGCTGTTCGGGGTTCTGGCGATCGCCGCCAACGCCCAGACGCTCTCGAAGCCGGGCGACGTCGACCTCTCGTTCGTCTTCAGCCGCGGCCTGCAGCCGTTGCTCGTCGGCATGCTGGTGCTCGGCATCGGCCTGTCGCTCGGCGGTCCGACCGGCTACGCGATCAACCCGGCGCGCGATCTCGGTCCGCGGCTCGCGCACGCGCTGCTGCCGATTCCCGGCAAGGGATCGTCGGATCTGGCTTACAGCTGGATTCCCGTCTTCGCGCCGATCGCCGGCGGCCTCGCCGGCGCCGGGCTCTACGTGCTCGTCGGATTCTAA
- a CDS encoding RNA-binding protein, translating into MARKLYVGNLPFSAGESELQELFAQAGAVDSVKVMRDMATGRARGFAFVEMATDEDAQKAIDKFHNYSFGGRNLTVNEARPRPERSGGFGGGGGYGDGGYGRGGGGGGGKGGRREPRW; encoded by the coding sequence ATGGCCCGGAAGTTGTACGTGGGAAACCTGCCATTTTCGGCGGGTGAGTCGGAACTGCAGGAACTGTTCGCGCAGGCTGGCGCGGTCGACTCGGTCAAGGTGATGCGCGACATGGCCACGGGCCGCGCGCGCGGGTTCGCCTTCGTCGAGATGGCCACCGACGAGGACGCGCAGAAGGCGATCGATAAGTTCCACAACTACTCGTTCGGTGGGCGCAACCTGACGGTGAACGAAGCGCGACCGCGGCCTGAACGGTCCGGCGGCTTCGGCGGCGGCGGCGGGTATGGCGACGGCGGTTACGGCCGTGGCGGCGGCGGTGGCGGCGGCAAGGGCGGCCGGCGCGAGCCCCGCTGGTAA